A stretch of the Solanum dulcamara chromosome 6, daSolDulc1.2, whole genome shotgun sequence genome encodes the following:
- the LOC129891386 gene encoding uncharacterized protein LOC129891386 isoform X5, translating into MTTNILQVSTEGNEDDPSMEKLNGIPEAEKLEEEKPKSSRSTEGKEEDPSMGKSNGISEAEKLEEEKPKDSSDGAEISRIEQLMQGKSFSRDEIMRLTEILNSRVIDEQEKKASRTAEGDIGRFHLAHETPRRPNDRKQDETDFAMPGTSTSLPQTNVRDEVGASPIDIARAYMGSRRLSKGNDSYGFLSKGEPAPQNRFHQPPSPKSSTCWPAAMVQDQHGHFTPLNQRGYGLVEFPRTPYSRTLLPKSRDRQSQSQAGSRWLDPSAKLFQQSQSSIYSQEKTRTDLPLPSYGSVGPIRRIRNKFGSESRPRKSIFLNSTNASSPLEKVGASKLFLPAAGKNLEAGQTSGVEKYQSVDHRVGRSEEAMPLISSSNETVRKILEQLDRHKPTPAEKAAELKVASEWKKYPGKEISDSTPNDKMKSSHLGKFGMHMNNGLAAAQSSKEGDNGTVNHVKISQEQTPREADTGTDASAKAASIANVFVTTTKADTVAPFTSKGADSQVKSFFSGAHTPSFLKDSIGTDDGQKDKGSTPQWPSFQNHSNGQNAATFSNSTGFQLPRNAPGQASGAKHNLPSIFVSKPNPRNVTSPDNGFGFSFPVPASSGALSEPPTPSMPSSAAGVLSQPVDASTSPVYSFGTGKSAERLVFSFPSTSNASVPVDSSDLKFSFGTDRTSRLSFGAVGKATC; encoded by the exons ATCTACTGAAGGAAACGAAGATGATCCAAGTATGGAAAAATTAAATGGGATCCCCGAAGCAGAGAAGCTGGAGGAAGAGAAACCAAAGAGTTCCAGATCTACTGAAGGAAAGGAAGAGGATCCAAGTATGGGGAAATCGAATGGGATCTCCGAAGCGGAGAAGCTGGAAGAAGAGAAACCAAAGGATTCCTCTGATGGTGCTGAAATTTCCAGAATTGAGCAGCTCATGCAGGGGAAATCATTTTCGAG GGATGAAATAATGCGTTTGACAGAGATATTAAACTCAAGGGTTATCGAtgaacaagaaaagaaagctAGCAGGACAGCTGAAGGAGACATTGGAAGGTTTCATTTAGCACATGAGACACCTAGAAGACCAAATGACAGGAAGCAGGATGAAACAGACTTTGCTATGCCAGGAACTTCAACATCTCTTCCCCAAACAAAT GTACGAGATGAAGTTGGCGCATCACCCATTGATATTGCAAGAGCTTACATGGGAAGTCGTAGGTTAAGTAAGGGAAATGATTCTTATGGTTTTTTATCCAAGGGGGAGCCAGCTCCACAAAACAGGTTTCATCAACCACCTTCACCTAAGTCGTCGACTTGTTGGCCCGCTGCCATGGTGCAAGATCAGCATGGTCATTTTACTCCACTGAATCAGAGAGGATATGGGCTTGTTGAGTTCCCGAGGACCCCATACTCTAGAACTTTATTGCCGAAATCCAGAGATAGG CAGAGTCAGTCGCAGGCTGGTAGCAGGTGGCTAGATCCCTCAGCGAAACTCTTCCaacaatctcaatcatcaaTCTACAGCCAG GAGAAGACAAGGACTGATTTACCTCTTCCAAGCTATGGATCTGTGGGACCGATTCGGCGCATACGGAATAAATTTGGCTCAGAATCTCGCCCTAGGAAATCCATTTTCCTGAATTCGACAAATGCTTCTTCACCTTTAGAAAAAGTTGGTGCTTCGAAATTGTTCTTGCCTGCTGCTGGAAAGAATTTGGAAGCTGGTCAAACTAGTGGTGTAGAGAAGTACCAGTCAGTGGATCATAGAGTAGGCAGGTCTGAAGAAGCTATGCCGCTCATAAGTTCTTCAAATGAGActgtaagaaaaatattagagCAACTTGATAGACACAAGCCCACTCCTGCAGAAAAGGCAGCTGAATTGAAGGTAGCAAGCGAATGGAAGAAATATCCCGGCAAAGAAATCTCTGATTCCACTccaaatgataaaatgaaaTCATCACATTTAGGAAAATTTGGTATGCATATGAACAATGGTCTGGCAGCTGCCCAATCATCCAAGGAAGGAGATAATGGAACAGTCAATCATGTGAAAATATCTCAAGAGCAAACTCCGCGTGAAGCTGACACTGGTACGGATGCTAGTGCTAAAGCTGCCAGTATAGCTAATGTGTTTGTTACGACGACTAAAGCTGATACTGTGGCGCCCTTCACTTCTAAGGGTGCTGATTCCCAAGTTAAAAGTTTCTTTTCTGGTGCTCACACTCCAAGTTTTCTCAAG GACTCTATAGGCACTGATGATGGACAGAAAGATAAAGGTTCTACCCCACAGTGGCCTTCTTTCCAAAATCATAGTAATGGGCAGAATGCTGCAACGTTTTCCAACTCCACGGGTTTCCAGCTACCAAGAAATGCTCCTGGACAAGCCTCCGGTGCAAAACATAATTTACCATCCATTTTTGTGAGTAAGCCCAATCCTAGAAATGTGACTTCCCCCGACAATGGGTTTGGATTCAGTTTCCCAGTCCCTGCGTCATCTGGTGCACTCTCAGAACCACCAACACCGTCCATGCCATCGTCTGCAGCCGGTGTCCTCTCTCAGCCGGTGGATGCATCCACTTCTCCAGTATACAGCTTCGGCACTGGTAAGTCAGCTGAACGCCTGGTCTTCTCTTTTCCCTCTACGAGCAATGCATCTGTCCCTGTGGATTCTTCAGATCTCAAGTTCAGCTTTGGAACAGACCGGACATCAAGACTATCTTTTGGTGCAGTAGGAAAAGCAACATGCTAA
- the LOC129891386 gene encoding nuclear pore complex protein NUP1 isoform X4 — translation MCNSLKEESLNRSASSKIESLNRSTEGNEDDPSMEKLNGIPEAEKLEEEKPKSSRSTEGKEEDPSMGKSNGISEAEKLEEEKPKDSSDGAEISRIEQLMQGKSFSRDEIMRLTEILNSRVIDEQEKKASRTAEGDIGRFHLAHETPRRPNDRKQDETDFAMPGTSTSLPQTNVRDEVGASPIDIARAYMGSRRLSKGNDSYGFLSKGEPAPQNRFHQPPSPKSSTCWPAAMVQDQHGHFTPLNQRGYGLVEFPRTPYSRTLLPKSRDRQSQSQAGSRWLDPSAKLFQQSQSSIYSQEKTRTDLPLPSYGSVGPIRRIRNKFGSESRPRKSIFLNSTNASSPLEKVGASKLFLPAAGKNLEAGQTSGVEKYQSVDHRVGRSEEAMPLISSSNETVRKILEQLDRHKPTPAEKAAELKVASEWKKYPGKEISDSTPNDKMKSSHLGKFGMHMNNGLAAAQSSKEGDNGTVNHVKISQEQTPREADTGTDASAKAASIANVFVTTTKADTVAPFTSKGADSQVKSFFSGAHTPSFLKDSIGTDDGQKDKGSTPQWPSFQNHSNGQNAATFSNSTGFQLPRNAPGQASGAKHNLPSIFVSKPNPRNVTSPDNGFGFSFPVPASSGALSEPPTPSMPSSAAGVLSQPVDASTSPVYSFGTGKSAERLVFSFPSTSNASVPVDSSDLKFSFGTDRTSRLSFGAVGKATC, via the exons ATCTACTGAAGGAAACGAAGATGATCCAAGTATGGAAAAATTAAATGGGATCCCCGAAGCAGAGAAGCTGGAGGAAGAGAAACCAAAGAGTTCCAGATCTACTGAAGGAAAGGAAGAGGATCCAAGTATGGGGAAATCGAATGGGATCTCCGAAGCGGAGAAGCTGGAAGAAGAGAAACCAAAGGATTCCTCTGATGGTGCTGAAATTTCCAGAATTGAGCAGCTCATGCAGGGGAAATCATTTTCGAG GGATGAAATAATGCGTTTGACAGAGATATTAAACTCAAGGGTTATCGAtgaacaagaaaagaaagctAGCAGGACAGCTGAAGGAGACATTGGAAGGTTTCATTTAGCACATGAGACACCTAGAAGACCAAATGACAGGAAGCAGGATGAAACAGACTTTGCTATGCCAGGAACTTCAACATCTCTTCCCCAAACAAAT GTACGAGATGAAGTTGGCGCATCACCCATTGATATTGCAAGAGCTTACATGGGAAGTCGTAGGTTAAGTAAGGGAAATGATTCTTATGGTTTTTTATCCAAGGGGGAGCCAGCTCCACAAAACAGGTTTCATCAACCACCTTCACCTAAGTCGTCGACTTGTTGGCCCGCTGCCATGGTGCAAGATCAGCATGGTCATTTTACTCCACTGAATCAGAGAGGATATGGGCTTGTTGAGTTCCCGAGGACCCCATACTCTAGAACTTTATTGCCGAAATCCAGAGATAGG CAGAGTCAGTCGCAGGCTGGTAGCAGGTGGCTAGATCCCTCAGCGAAACTCTTCCaacaatctcaatcatcaaTCTACAGCCAG GAGAAGACAAGGACTGATTTACCTCTTCCAAGCTATGGATCTGTGGGACCGATTCGGCGCATACGGAATAAATTTGGCTCAGAATCTCGCCCTAGGAAATCCATTTTCCTGAATTCGACAAATGCTTCTTCACCTTTAGAAAAAGTTGGTGCTTCGAAATTGTTCTTGCCTGCTGCTGGAAAGAATTTGGAAGCTGGTCAAACTAGTGGTGTAGAGAAGTACCAGTCAGTGGATCATAGAGTAGGCAGGTCTGAAGAAGCTATGCCGCTCATAAGTTCTTCAAATGAGActgtaagaaaaatattagagCAACTTGATAGACACAAGCCCACTCCTGCAGAAAAGGCAGCTGAATTGAAGGTAGCAAGCGAATGGAAGAAATATCCCGGCAAAGAAATCTCTGATTCCACTccaaatgataaaatgaaaTCATCACATTTAGGAAAATTTGGTATGCATATGAACAATGGTCTGGCAGCTGCCCAATCATCCAAGGAAGGAGATAATGGAACAGTCAATCATGTGAAAATATCTCAAGAGCAAACTCCGCGTGAAGCTGACACTGGTACGGATGCTAGTGCTAAAGCTGCCAGTATAGCTAATGTGTTTGTTACGACGACTAAAGCTGATACTGTGGCGCCCTTCACTTCTAAGGGTGCTGATTCCCAAGTTAAAAGTTTCTTTTCTGGTGCTCACACTCCAAGTTTTCTCAAG GACTCTATAGGCACTGATGATGGACAGAAAGATAAAGGTTCTACCCCACAGTGGCCTTCTTTCCAAAATCATAGTAATGGGCAGAATGCTGCAACGTTTTCCAACTCCACGGGTTTCCAGCTACCAAGAAATGCTCCTGGACAAGCCTCCGGTGCAAAACATAATTTACCATCCATTTTTGTGAGTAAGCCCAATCCTAGAAATGTGACTTCCCCCGACAATGGGTTTGGATTCAGTTTCCCAGTCCCTGCGTCATCTGGTGCACTCTCAGAACCACCAACACCGTCCATGCCATCGTCTGCAGCCGGTGTCCTCTCTCAGCCGGTGGATGCATCCACTTCTCCAGTATACAGCTTCGGCACTGGTAAGTCAGCTGAACGCCTGGTCTTCTCTTTTCCCTCTACGAGCAATGCATCTGTCCCTGTGGATTCTTCAGATCTCAAGTTCAGCTTTGGAACAGACCGGACATCAAGACTATCTTTTGGTGCAGTAGGAAAAGCAACATGCTAA
- the LOC129892970 gene encoding ferritin-2, chloroplastic-like: MLLKVAPAFALLNIHSENLSLMLPIFSHGSVLKNFSAKSGNELVVCASKGLSSKSLTGVVFEPFEEVKKELMLVPTVPQVSLARHKYSDQSEAAINEQIKYSSILQNESCVAGNKM, translated from the exons ATGCTTCTCAAAGTGGCACCTGCGTTTGCCTTGTTGAACATCCATAGTGAAAATTTGAGTCTGATGTTACCAATTTTTTCACATGGATCTGTTTTGAAGAATTTTTCAGCAAAAAGCGGAAATGAGTTGGTAGTATGTGCTTCAAAGGGTTTGAGCAGCAAATCCTTAACGGGTGTTGTTTTCGAGCCCTTTGAAGAGGTGAAGAAAGAGCTTATGCTTGTACCTACTGTTCCTCAAGTTTCTCTTGCTAGACACAAGTATTCTGATCAATCTGAAGCTGCTATTAATGAACAGATCAA GTATTCATCCATCCTTCAAAATGAAAGCTGTGTGGCTGGTAACAAAATGTAG
- the LOC129892635 gene encoding axial regulator YABBY 5-like: MANCIDVASEQLCYIPCNFCNIVLVVSVPCSSLFDIVTVRCGHCTNLWSVNMAAAAFQSSPSSPSWQNHHVQVPNYTAPEYRMDFGSSTKCNMNKMSMRTPITNNVHEERIVNRPPEKRQRVPSAYNQFIKEEIQRIKANNPDISHREAFSTAAKNWAHFPHIHFGLMLESNNQAKLACGSRKL; encoded by the exons ATGGCCAATTGCATTGATGTTGCTTCTGAACAACTTTGCTATATCCCTTGCAACTTTTGCAATATTGTTCTTGTG GTGAGTGTTCCATGCAGCAGCCTATTTGATATTGTGACTGTACGTTGTGGTCACTGCACAAATTTGTGGTCCGTTAATATGGCAGCAGCTGCATTTCAGTCCTCTCCTTCTTCCCCTTCCTGGCAAAATCATCACGTTCAG GTTCCAAACTACACTGCTCCTGAGTACAGGATGGATTTTGGTTCATCAACCAAATGCAACATGAACAAGATGTCAATGAGAACACCAATCACAAACAACGTTCATGAGGAGAGAATTGTCAATCGAc CTCCCGAGAAGAGGCAGAGAGTACCTTCTGCATATAATCAGTTCATAAA AGAAGAGATTCAGAGGATCAAGGCTAATAATCCAGATATCAGTCACAGGGAAGCATTTAGTACTGCTGCCAAAAAT TGGGCACACTTCCCTCACATTCACTTTGGACTCATGTTGGAGAGCAACAATCAAGCCAAACTTGCTTGTG GAAGCAGAAAATTATAA